From Paenibacillus sp. PL2-23:
TCGGGCGCGGCGTAGCAGCGAATATTACGCCATTGCCGGGCTTTGAGGTGTGGGCGATTGAGACGCCTATGTACAACATCATGAGCGGCGAGGTCATTACAACGGAAGTGGGAGGCATTGGCGTTGTGAACAAGGCGCCTGTCAACTTTACACTGTATTGGGACGGAGATTTGTTAAGCGAGTTTTTTGATGGACCCAATAATCTTGCGGTTGACGACCCGCCATCCATTACGAAGTTTCGTTATGACACGGCCACGGGGCAAAGCGAGCTGGAGACGCTTCAGACGTTAACGGGCACCTATTCCAACAACGGCACCAAAGCCAATCCCAGCCTGATTGCCGATCTGTTCGGAGACTGGCGAGATGAGATTCTGGTGCGCACGAGCGACAATGCGGCGCTGAGAATCTATACGACTGATATTCCAACGGACTATGTCATCTATACGCTTATGCATGATCCACAGTATCGTCTGGCCGCCAACCTGCAGAACTCGATGTATAACCAGCCGGGGCAGCTGAGCTTCTATCTGGGTGAAGACATTCGCGATGAAGTCCTAAGTATGGAGCTTCCGGTGCCGAACATCTATTATACGGTAGATATATCTACACCGCCTCCGGTGTATCCGATTATTCCTGGTACACCGAAGGATGAGGGGACGGAGACCGGCGGCGAGGAGCCGACGCCAACTCCGGAGAAGCCGGCATTGAACAGCGCCATCGTGAATGCGAAGCAGCTCAAGGAGAAGCTGCAGGAGGCGCTGCAAGGTAATGCTCCCGTCGCATTCTCCGATGTGCCACAGCAGCATTGGGCGGCCAAGGCTGTCGGATACGCTTCGCAGCTTGGCTTTGTAGAAGGCAAGCCTGGTGGTGAGTTTCAAGGCGCGAAGGCGGTAACGAGAGCGGAATTCGCAACGATGATGGTGCGCGCGTTAGGGATAGACAAGACTGGGGAATCCGACGCGTTCTCCGATACGGCAGGACACTGGGCGGATGCTTATATTCGAGCCCTGCGGCGCGCAGGTGTTGTGAACGGTAAAGGCGATGGCGCATTCCAGCCTGATCAAGAGATTACTCGCGCAGAGATGGCGACGATTCTGGCTCGTGTATTAAGCATGAGCGCGGTTGAAGGTACAGCGAGCTTCTCTGATGTAGGCGGCCATTGGGCTGCGGGCCATATCAAGCAGCTTAGCCAGGCAGGCATCGTGAATGGTCATGGGGACGGAACGTTTGCGCCGGATGCTCATGCGAACCGCGATCAATCTGTGACGATTATTATGCGAATGCTGAACAAGGTGCTTGATCTCGGTCTAGAATGGTAAGCCAAGTATAAGGTGAATCAACAGCCTCCCGGGCGTCTGCTGGGAGGCTGTTGCTCGTATCATCCTATTTGTCCGATAATCATTAGCTCAGAATCGCTTATGGAAGCGGGCATCCCATAGCCTCTTATCAAATGATTGTTTCGGAACCGCTTACATAGCTGGTATTATCATGCTGCAGAAGCAGCCTCGACAGCATGAGCACGATGATGAAAAGTGGAGGTGATGATGAAAGCAACGTATTGCAAGCGGTTTCAAAAATAAAGCGGGGACCATCCTATTGAGGGAGGAATTTATCTGAAGAAGAGAGTTATGCTTGTCACAAGTATGGTGTTGCTGTTCTCTATGACACTCGCATTGATAACGAATGGACTGCCTAATATGAAGGCTTATGCCTCCAGTGTGGCGATTACCAGCAGCGGCGGCTGGAACGAGACCGCTTATGTGGAATGGTCGCCTGTAAGCAACGCCCAAGGCTATAATGTCTACGTGAAGCCGGCTGGCGCTCCGGACTCTCAATATAAGCAGATTGATACAGAGCTCATTCGGAAATATCCATCCTACTGGAGGGCTGACGCAGTTGGCCTGGCAGCAGGCAGCTATGTGCTCAAGGTGGAGGCGAGGCTGTCAGGAGGTTCAGCCGTAAGCTCCGTTACCGGCGCGCTATCGGTATCGGCGTATGACCGGTCGGGCTTTGCGTTTTCGTCCAGCTCGTTGTTCGGCACGGGCTCCGGAGCCTATAACGACAACGGAACGCTGAAGAACGGCGCTCAGGTGCTGTATGTCACTTCTGCTACGGCCAAGACGGTGACGTTAGGAGTGAAAACAAGCAGCTCTGGCGCTATAACGACGGGTGTTGGTATTGGCGAGATTCTGGAGCTGCGGCAGAAGGGCTACGATCAGACGCCGCTTGCGATCCGCATCATCGGCAAAGTAACAGCGAGCGATATGAGCGGGCAGCTTAATAGCAGCGGGTATCTGCAGGTGAAGGGCAAAAGCAATTATTCCGCTTTGCATACCACTATTGAAGGCATCGGGAAGGACGCGTATGCGTATGGATGGGGACTCCTTGTTCGTTATGCGGGCAATCTGGAGGTGCGGAATTTGGGCTGGATGCTGTTCCCTGATGACGGCATATCTATGGACACAGGCAATGCTAATGTCTGGATTCATAACAATGATATCTTCTATGGCAAGGCAGGCGGAGATGCCGATCAGGCCAAGGGCGACGGTTCTACCGATCTGAAGAAGGGCTCTACTTATATTACGATTTCTCATAATCATTACTGGGACTCCGGCAAGGCTTCGTTGGTTGGCCTAAGCGAGTCGTCGAATTTCTACGTCACCTTCCATCACAACTGGTTCGATCATACGGATTCCCGCAATCCGCGGATTCGCACAGGCTCTGTGCACATTTACAACAACTTCTACGATGGCGTGTCCAAATATGGCGTTGGCATGACCTCCGGAGGTTCGGCGTTTGTAGAATCCAATTACTTCCGACATACCAAATATCCCATGATGATTTCGCTGCAGGGCACGGACGCGCTGGGAGAAGGGACGTTCTCGGGGGAGAACGGCGGAATGATCAAGGCCTTCAACAACATCATTGTTGACGCGGACAGTGTGATCTATGCCAACTCCAACGCTGGCACAGCGCCGGCCCACGCGACCTCGTTCGATGCGTATCTCGCATCGTCGCGGAACGAAACCGTGCCAAGCTCCTATAAGGCCTTGAAGGGCGGAACCGCTTATAATAACTTCGATACAAGCGTGGATATAGGAGTCAGCACATCGGATGTGGATAGC
This genomic window contains:
- a CDS encoding pectate lyase, producing MTLALITNGLPNMKAYASSVAITSSGGWNETAYVEWSPVSNAQGYNVYVKPAGAPDSQYKQIDTELIRKYPSYWRADAVGLAAGSYVLKVEARLSGGSAVSSVTGALSVSAYDRSGFAFSSSSLFGTGSGAYNDNGTLKNGAQVLYVTSATAKTVTLGVKTSSSGAITTGVGIGEILELRQKGYDQTPLAIRIIGKVTASDMSGQLNSSGYLQVKGKSNYSALHTTIEGIGKDAYAYGWGLLVRYAGNLEVRNLGWMLFPDDGISMDTGNANVWIHNNDIFYGKAGGDADQAKGDGSTDLKKGSTYITISHNHYWDSGKASLVGLSESSNFYVTFHHNWFDHTDSRNPRIRTGSVHIYNNFYDGVSKYGVGMTSGGSAFVESNYFRHTKYPMMISLQGTDALGEGTFSGENGGMIKAFNNIIVDADSVIYANSNAGTAPAHATSFDAYLASSRNETVPSSYKALKGGTAYNNFDTSVDIGVSTSDVDSVSTVEQVVSSEAGRLGGGDFAWTFNDAVDDPSYAVNTGLMSAITGYSSKLVSVGGNSSGSGGTPTPTPTTAPSPTPTPAPTATPTATPTPTAAPTPTPTAPPAGAQVHNFTTSGTTSSFFNIQGNLSSSKGTVHYNGLTLTQCLKMESSTSITFTTTKASTLTLVLNSPDGTTVKVDGASYPMTNGIVTVALAPGSHTIAKDQVTNLFYMKVE